Proteins encoded within one genomic window of Rhododendron vialii isolate Sample 1 chromosome 1a, ASM3025357v1:
- the LOC131327768 gene encoding uncharacterized protein LOC131327768 — protein sequence MTYDHSKLVQELQQEEVKAVNFQRTFSIKPRHEIIQFCKKGKLSPRYIGPFETLERIGEIADRLTLPPQIAKVHNVFHVSMLRKYVARPTHVLNWEEVTPDEDTTFEE from the coding sequence ATGACTTATGATCACTCAAAACTTGTACAAGAGTTACAACAAGAAGAGGTTAAGGCCGTAAACTTTCAACGTACTTTCTCGATCAAGCCGCGCCATGAGATCATCCAATTTTGCAAGAAAGGAAAGTTATCACCTCGCTACATTGGCCCGTTTGAAACCTTGGAGCGAATTGGAGAAATAGCCGATCGCCTAACTTTACCGCCGCAGATCGCCAAAGTGCATAACGTCTTCCACGTTTCTATGCTACGAAAATACGTAGCTCGTCCCACTCATGTGCTCAATTGGGAGGAAGTCACTCCGGATGAGGATACGACTTTTGAAGAGTAG
- the LOC131327750 gene encoding uncharacterized protein LOC131327750 produces MAVQSPVSVVDFPPLGSGGRGSPNPKDSIGAAEPGAAHSGPRASVSSHMILEGKSPDPISISSSPWKNLLVNESNTDGVLELQFFPPSEEGGKLIVTPPPAIGELGAKKWQSSLVGYFLDRKVNYMTVKSIVCKIWEKFGVTDVLSNEDDFYFFLFNNDDAYKRILDSGPWHIGGHLMILKKWEPQMCLVKDQLNRIPIWVQFYNIPLEYWTAPGLSYVASAIGRPLYADSMTEKCKRLSYARVCVEIEVGAFLPSSFWLRLDNGKEVEIKAKYPWKPLQCLDCKVFGHNGIGCPKNAQPEVTYQASPQVPQQVWMPRKGKVVATVGCPNSGPKVLLQNGGQLGSPSNRFAALENFDLTSDVNLGFVEPIEVVNVISASSEPVIIQHGDQTSETLVCSNNDPSSQFVPISTAVEGLFVVPPQLVSLIVGESSQSYEDKKLVSPPNVCSSNSDVVIPLTKVNAQGTGQVAQGFGLAAEDLDEGLAPPGVRNKPKKPNKKR; encoded by the coding sequence ATGGCAGTCCAGTCGCCTGTTTCGGTCGtcgattttcctcctttgggcTCTGGTGGGCGTGGTAGCCCTAACCCTAAGGATTCAATTGGGGCAGCAGAGCCGGGTGCAGCTCACAGTGGGCCTAGGGCTTCTGTTTCCTCTCACATGATACTTGAAGGTAAATCTCCAGATCCTATTTCTATTTCGTCTTCCCCTTGGAAGAATTTGCTGGTTAATGAGAGTAATACGGATGGGGTTTTGGAACTTCAGTTCTTTCCTCCTTCTGAGGAAGGTGGGAAGCTTATTGTAACCCCTCCCCCTGCAATTGGGGAGCTTGGTGCGAAAAAATGGCAGTCTAGTCTTGTGGGCTATTTCCTAGATAGAAAAGTCAATTATATGACTGTTAAATCCATTGTTTGCAAAATTTGGGAGAAATTTGGGGTCACTGATGTCCTTTCCAATGAGGATGActtctattttttcttgtttaacaATGATGATGCATATAAGCGTATCCTGGATTCTGGTCCTTGGCATATTGGTGGTCATTTGATGATTCTGAAGAAGTGGGAACCTCAGATGTGTCTGGTTAAGGATCAATTGAATAGGATTCCTATCTGGGTTCAGTTCTATAATATTCCCCTTGAATACTGGACTGCTCCTGGTCTTAGCTATGTTGCAAGCGCTATTGGGAGGCCTCTATATGCAGATTCAATGACTGAAAAGTGCAAAAGACTTAGTTATGCCAGGGTATGTGTTGAAATAGAGGTTGGTGCCTTCCTTCCATCTTCTTTTTGGCTTCGTCTTGATAATGGGAAGGAAGTTGAAATTAAAGCAAAATATCCTTGGAAGCCTCTTCAGTGCTTGGATTGTAAGGTTTTTGGTCATAATGGGATTGGATGTCCCAAGAATGCTCAGCCTGAAGTCACTTATCAGGCTTCCCCTCAGGTTCCTCAGCAGGTTTGGATGCCACGCAAGGGGAAGGTTGTGGCTACTGTGGGCTGCCCTAACTCAGGGCCGAAGGTGCTTCTTCAGAATGGTGGGCAGCTTGGGAGCCCAAGTAACAGATTTGCTGCTTTGGAAAACTTTGATCTCACCTCTGATGTTAATTTAGGTTTTGTGGAACCTATTGAGGTGGTGAATGTGATCAGTGCTTCTTCTGAGCCAGTGATAATTCAACATGGTGATCAGACTTCTGAGACTCTTGTGTGCTCTAATAATGATCCCTCTTCTCAATTCGTTCCTATTTCTACTGCAGTTGAGGGCCTATTTGTGGTTCCTCCTCAACTAGTTTCTCTTATTGTTGGAGAAAGTTCACAGTCTTATGAGGATAAAAAGTTGGTTAGTCCTCCTAATGTTTGCAGTTCAAATTCTGATGTTGTTATCCCCCTAACTAAGGTCAATGCTCAGGGTACAGGACAGGTAGCCCAAGGTTTTGGCCTGGCTGCTGAGGACTTGGATGAGGGTCTTGCACCCCCTGGGGTTAGGAATAAGCCtaaaaaaccaaataaaaagcGATGA